A single genomic interval of Hevea brasiliensis isolate MT/VB/25A 57/8 chromosome 4, ASM3005281v1, whole genome shotgun sequence harbors:
- the LOC131179501 gene encoding receptor-like protein 52, with protein sequence MNINGTIPPFICDLNNLTVLDCFNNSFTGMFPVALFNCSKLQFLDLSQNLFVGFIPDDIDRFSRLSSLNVSGNNFTGNIPAAIGRLQKLKELGFDQNKFNGTFPPEIGNLSNLERLSMAYNGFLPSRLPSSYTQLKKLKWFWISHSNLIGEIPEAIGEMVALERLDLAGNRLTGNIPTSLFMLKNLSVLYLFKNRLSGEIPRVVEALNLVEIDLSDNNLTGTIPVDFGKLRKLSLLKLFYNQLSGEIPQSIGRLPALIDFSLYSNNLSGVLPPELGRYSKLKTVEVSSNRLIGRLPEFLRNGGNLAGVAAFDNNLNGELPEWLGNCSSLLIVSIHVMHLQEIFLLVYGQLSI encoded by the coding sequence ATGAACATCAACGGAACGATCCCACCCTTCATTTGCGACCTCAACAACCTGACAGTTCTTGACTGTTTTAACAACAGCTTCACTGGAATGTTCCCTGTGGCTCTCTTTAATTGTTCCAAGCTCCAGTTCTTGGACCTCTCCCAAAACCTCTTTGTTGGCTTCATTCCTGATGATATTGACCGCTTCTCCCGGCTCTCATCCCTGAACGTGTCTGGTAATAACTTCACTGGTAACATTCCAGCCGCTATTGGGCGGTTGCAGAAGCTAAAAGAACTTGGTTTTGATCAGAATAAGTTTAACGGTACTTTCCCTCCGGAAATTGGCAACTTGTCCAACCTTGAAAGGCTGTCTATGGCTTACAACGGTTTTTTACCTTCAAGACTGCCTTCCAGTTACACCCAGCTGAAGAAACTCAAGTGGTTCTGGATTTCTCACTCAAATCTGATTGGAGAGATTCCAGAAGCGATCGGAGAAATGGTGGCACTGGAGCGCTTGGATTTAGCAGGAAATAGACTAACAGGGAACATTCCCACTAGTTTGTTCATGTTGAAGAACTTGAGTGTGCTGTATCTTTTCAAGAACCGGCTATCGGGGGAGATTCCTCGTGTTGTTGAAGCTTTGAACTTAGTTGAAATCGATCTTTCAGATAATAATTTGACAGGGACAATACCTGTTGATTTTGGAAAGCTTCGGAAATTATCACTTTTGAAGTTGTTCTACAATCAGTTATCTGGTGAAATCCCACAGAGTATTGGTCGTCTTCCAGCATTGATAGATTTTAGCTTGTATAGCAACAATTTATCAGGTGTTCTCCCTCCGGAACTGGGCCgatattcaaagcttaaaactgTTGAGGTTTCATCCAACAGGCTCATTGGGAGGCTGCCTGAATTTTTACGCAATGGAGGAAATTTAGCAGGAGTGGCAGCCTTTGATAACAATCTCAATGGGGAGTTGCCAGAATGGCTTGGGAATTGCAGTAGTTTGCTCATAGTAAGTATTCACGTAATGCATTTACAGGAAATATTCCTGTTGGTCTATGGACAGCTTTCAATTTGA
- the LOC110638840 gene encoding probable 3-hydroxyisobutyrate dehydrogenase-like 1, mitochondrial: MSQSLLRRTRTLFHHLPTYRTHLSLPSPLHLHRSMANTSDSVTSSNTRVGWIGTGVMGRSMCAHLIKAGYTVTVFNRTLSKAQPLVDMGAHLAQSPLAVASNSDVVFSIVGFPSDVRHVLLDPTTGALQGLRPGGVLVDMTTSDPSLASEISAAASAKNCHSIDAPVSGGDRGAKNGTLAIFAGGDEGVIHRLNPLFALMGKVNYMGAPGKGQFAKLANQITIASTMVGLVEGIVYAYKAGLNVELYLNAISAGAAGSKSLDLYGARILKRDFEAGFYVNHFVKDLGICLKECQNMGLALPGLALAQQLYLSLKAHGEGNLGTQALILALERLNNVSLENLASQNTAA; this comes from the coding sequence ATGTCACAGTCACTCCTCCGTCGCACTCGCACGCTCTTTCACCACTTGCCCACCTATCGCACCCACCTCTCTCTTCCTTCGCCACTGCACTTGCACCGCTCAATGGCCAACACCTCCGACTCCGTCACTTCATCAAACACCCGCGTTGGCTGGATCGGCACCGGCGTTATGGGCCGCTCCATGTGTGCCCACCTAATCAAAGCCGGCTACACCGTCACCGTCTTCAATCGGACCCTCTCTAAGGCCCAGCCTCTTGTCGACATGGGGGCCCACCTCGCTCAATCCCCTCTTGCCGTCGCCTCCAATTCCGATGTCGTCTTCTCCATCGTCGGGTTTCCCTCTGACGTCCGTCACGTCCTCCTCGACCCCACCACTGGGGCCCTCCAAGGCCTTCGCCCTGGTGGAGTCCTCGTTGACATGACTACATCTGATCCTTCCCTGGCCTCCGAGATCTCCGCCGCTGCGTCCGCCAAAAATTGCCACTCCATTGACGCCCCCGTCTCCGGCGGCGACCGCGGTGCCAAGAACGGAACCCTGGCAATATTCGCCGGAGGGGATGAAGGAGTCATCCATCGGCTGAATCCCCTGTTTGCCCTCATGGGAAAGGTTAATTATATGGGTGCCCCTGGCAAAGGCCAATTTGCGAAGCTAGCAAACCAAATAACCATAGCTTCTACAATGGTTGGCTTAGTGGAGGGGATCGTTTACGCATATAAAGCTGGACTCAATGTGGAACTGTACTTAAACGCCATATCTGCAGGCGCTGCGGGGTCAAAGTCCCTTGATTTATACGGGGCTAGAATACTGAAGAGGGATTTCGAGGCAGGGTTCTATGTGAACCATTTTGTAAAGGACTTGGGAATTTGTTTGAAGGAGTGTCAAAACATGGGTCTTGCTTTGCCAGGATTGGCATTGGCTCAACAACTTTATTTGTCGCTTAAGGCTCACGGGGAAGGGAATTTGGGCACCCAAGCACTTATTTTGGCTCTGGAGAGGCTTAACAATGTTTCTCTTGAAAATCTGGCTTCTCAGAATACTGCAGCTTAG